The proteins below come from a single Thermotoga sp. KOL6 genomic window:
- a CDS encoding WD40 repeat domain-containing protein — MKRSMSIIFILLAAIVLFPQQFQLEKILGFSDVSALSFENGYLIFGTGSGEIVIFKDGTYFKAFKIHGGRVNDVEFKDKFVVSASDDGTIGLTNIETGEIKFLKGHKKGVSSVAISGDRIFSASLDGTVRIWSLSDGKEIALQRFGPPVVRIATFGNKYVVGLANGLAVIKDLSNASFAVPLRAHPEGMKEIVFSNDGRFVATCGGNSVKVWNPQNGKLILQKDYVITINDIDFIDERRLVFVTDDYKAIILDVEKNEIVKSVNAHNNFALLVSSDNGVIVTYGMDGVVKVWNSEFELQYSLFGHKLAVNAIAVSSDRKTILSGGDDREIIVWDMDRGVPKRKIKALSSVRKIMVLEEEILACLDSNAVKVYNMNTGKLVKRVKVGTTSTMDVAVYDGKLAVGFYDGSVALFSYPSFEEIWRIDTGHEIVQTIDVNDRFLAYGVSYSDPKGKIGYVEVFDVETGEKLTTFKAHNGNVNVLQMVGDLLLTGGEDGKIVLWNLENKSKMREVSLKEPISSIYVHENLAFIGTWNGNLHVFDFPNLTPVVTSKVSDQKIGQLCIVEGELFVPCGDGKIRIFRIKE; from the coding sequence ATGAAAAGATCGATGAGTATCATTTTTATCCTTCTCGCAGCGATTGTACTTTTTCCTCAACAGTTTCAATTGGAGAAAATACTTGGTTTCAGCGATGTTTCAGCATTGAGTTTTGAAAATGGATATCTCATTTTTGGTACGGGAAGCGGAGAAATAGTGATTTTCAAAGATGGAACGTATTTCAAGGCTTTCAAGATCCACGGAGGCAGAGTAAACGATGTGGAGTTTAAAGATAAATTTGTCGTAAGTGCTTCGGATGATGGAACAATTGGTTTGACGAATATCGAGACTGGCGAGATTAAATTCTTGAAAGGGCACAAAAAGGGGGTTTCGTCCGTTGCTATTTCTGGCGATAGAATTTTCAGCGCATCGCTCGACGGAACGGTTAGAATCTGGTCACTTTCCGATGGAAAAGAAATTGCTCTTCAGCGTTTCGGACCACCTGTTGTTCGGATAGCGACATTTGGGAACAAATATGTGGTTGGATTGGCGAACGGTCTGGCCGTGATAAAAGACCTTTCTAATGCTTCTTTTGCTGTGCCATTGAGGGCTCACCCGGAGGGGATGAAAGAGATAGTGTTCTCAAATGATGGTCGGTTTGTAGCAACTTGTGGTGGGAATTCTGTAAAAGTATGGAATCCCCAGAATGGAAAATTAATTCTTCAAAAAGATTATGTTATAACGATAAACGACATCGATTTCATTGACGAGAGACGTCTCGTATTTGTAACGGATGATTATAAAGCGATTATTTTGGACGTGGAGAAGAATGAAATAGTGAAATCTGTAAATGCTCACAATAATTTTGCTCTTCTCGTTTCTTCAGATAATGGTGTAATTGTAACTTATGGAATGGATGGAGTGGTGAAAGTTTGGAACTCAGAGTTCGAACTGCAATACTCACTGTTTGGCCACAAGCTTGCTGTTAACGCCATTGCTGTTTCTAGTGATCGAAAAACTATATTAAGCGGTGGGGACGACAGAGAAATAATAGTGTGGGATATGGACAGAGGTGTTCCAAAGCGCAAGATAAAGGCTCTTTCCTCCGTCAGAAAGATAATGGTTCTCGAAGAAGAGATCCTCGCTTGTTTGGATAGTAACGCGGTAAAGGTATATAACATGAACACTGGGAAACTAGTCAAAAGAGTGAAAGTGGGGACTACAAGTACCATGGATGTTGCCGTGTACGATGGAAAACTAGCTGTTGGTTTTTACGATGGAAGTGTCGCGTTGTTTAGTTATCCATCTTTTGAAGAAATATGGCGAATTGACACCGGTCACGAAATTGTTCAAACTATTGATGTGAATGACAGATTTCTGGCGTACGGTGTATCCTATTCTGATCCTAAAGGTAAGATAGGTTACGTAGAAGTTTTCGATGTCGAAACTGGTGAAAAGCTGACAACATTCAAGGCTCACAACGGAAACGTCAACGTACTGCAGATGGTTGGGGATCTTCTTCTAACTGGAGGGGAAGATGGAAAAATCGTTCTTTGGAATTTGGAAAACAAATCTAAGATGAGAGAGGTCTCTCTAAAGGAGCCGATATCTTCGATCTATGTGCATGAGAATCTTGCCTTCATCGGAACATGGAACGGAAATCTACATGTTTTTGACTTTCCAAATCTCACTCCGGTAGTAACTTCGAAGGTGTCAGATCAAAAGATTGGGCAGCTTTGTATTGTGGAAGGCGAATTGTTTGTTCCGTGTGGTGATGGAAAGATTAGAATCTTCAGGATAAAAGAATGA